The nucleotide window AATACTGTAGTACTTATCAGTTAAATTTTAACTTTCCAAATGCAAAACGTTTTCCAAAAAGTTTTTTGCAtgttattttaaagacaaaatctGGGGTATAAAATTCTCTACCGAATGTAATATCATGAAAAATACACACTATACTATTCAAAATTTGGGTTGTTAGTACAAAGGATTCTTTTCAAGAATACGTGATGAatagaagaacagcatttgtttggaattgaaatttaaaaatttaaaagttactgtcacttttgatcaatttaatgggtcgttgaataaaagtattaattcatttaaagaaaagaaatgaatgaataaataaataaataaaaatcttactgaattaATGCTATGTTCACTTCAAAACATTTATCTTTCTCTAGAATAATGTGTTTTGTAAAAGGTACAGCAATTATTTTgagatatttaaaatacattccaACAAAGAACATATCTGAAACACCacaattatatttttgtaatatgcaAATCAATACACTATATTAAATACTAACACGAGTTTCTTACAATTCTGCAGAAGGCTATGGATGCTAATGGGCTTTAGACAATGAATAGGCACTAGATGGCAGTGTTACATTGTTCTCTTATTATTTAGGTACTTCATATGACAGTTCAGTGACAAAATCCTATTTAAAAGGTCAAAATATCCAAGAGACATTGTTTTACAATGCTTCACTAAATCCGCCCACTCACCTTTATAGGGAAATAATCTCTCATATACTCCCATATGCGCATTCGACACAGAAATGGCACTTTTCTACCTCCATGTGAAGGTGTGTCCCAATCGATGTACCACCAGATGGCATAAAGCACACTGATTAGCCAGAAACGAGTGAAGAGTAGCAAGAGAAAGAGTAATATACAGGTGGGGGCTGCAAAAATGATAATGAACACATAGATGCATTACACACAAATGAACTTAAAAATGACTGAAAGAAAACACATCAgcacaaatacatttacagtcaTGATCTTTACTACTGAAGACTTTGACCTTGAGGTTTCAACCTATCTTGGTGCTTTGGTAAAGGCCTACATACAGTAGTAATAGaggaaaacaaaatacatttgctAGAACATGAATGTAAAAGACCCCTTTTTTTTAACATAGTGATGTGTTTTCTAGAAAGAGGCATTCTGTATGaggtttattattttatgacCTTTAAAACATGAGTTTTAGCAAAGCTGCAATATCtttcttaaaattaaaaacacttaatGCAAGACTCTAAAAGGTACTGCGGACCTCTTTAAGTTGTGTGAAGTTTGACTTAAAGTATATGTAATTTGACTTAAAATGCAGTGACTATTGCAAGAGACCGAATACAGACTGTGATAGATCTCATTCAATTAAGGTCAACACTTGATGGCTTTGCAAAGAGGATATAATAAAAGCACATTCACTTACCGAGCGCCAGGAAAGAGAACACCCACTGCAGTACGACAGCAGTCTGGATCCTCCTAGCCAGAGGCACATCGGCCGGCGCAAAACAAATCTTCATGTCTAAACCAGAAGAGTTCAGCACAGCGTTAGGATCTCCACTCTGGGGTCGAAGTCTGACACCATTTCTCGGTCTGCTCACCTCCTCCTTTCATCAGCTACCTTATCTGATAAATTCACTGCAAGTGACAGGATTATAGACCAAGAGTACCTTGATATTACACCAGTGAGACTTTTGACCCCGAAGACAAAGGGCTGTACAAAATTAGGCCTTACAATTCATAAAAATAAGGGATTTATGGAAAAAAGGAGCTAATAtgcagattattttaaattagatatctgtatatgtatgtattcatgaatatgtatgcgtgtgtgtgtctgtgtgttcatttaaaaataatctaaattgaATTTGTTTAGCATgaagatgatttatgttttttacatttgtgaaatccattattattcaaataaaatgaattgttaatattattaaatattaatatttggtcatgtaaaaaacatgataaaatgtCAAGAATGGTAATACATTTTCAAAGAAAATCTATCTATCGATCGATCGATCTAtcaatcatctatctatctatctatctatctatctatctatctatctatctatctatctatctatataatgcttttgaactttctatagcAAATAATCCTTAAAGAAACTGTTTTCAAGATTCTTGAGCaaaacaaatcaacatattaaatacacataatgtaattactgctggaaattcagccttgccatcatagaaataaatgaaaattttaaaatactttaaaaggtTATTTTCACTTGTAATAATACtttccaaaattattattattattattattattattattattattttaagaaccaGGATTATCTTTAGACGCTGATGTATGAGTAAGCCCCATTTAAAAAGTGTGCTGATCATGTATAGAAATttttataattaacataattttcTTGTTGCCAAGTTCTAGAATATTCTGTCTTTCCGGAATTGCTGTTTTTAGAGGAAAAAAATACAATCATTCACTCTTACTGTTATTGTACTTGAAACAtatgaaataatacaatttcaatgcctatatttatttacattttcacattgatataattataaaaaaattaatatattgaaactgatttaaacagtttttttttttgcctttgtgagcataaaatacttctttcGAAAACTTCAAAACTATAAAGCCTATATACAGAGAATAATTATACGATATGTATCTTTTTCAAGTGTTActtgatataatatatttatacttaataattaattatatttttataatgtatttcacaataataataaaaaacactttaccgTGGAAATCCACGTGAACACAAATGAACGAATTTTAAAATGGTTAATTCTGCAGTTCATTATCAGTAGGTATGTTTTAACTCTTTTGAGCATCCCTCCTGATTTGATATTCTCAGGACTCTACTTCAGTGGGCGGGGACTCGAGCGCGACTCCGCCCACTGCAGACGCTACGTGATAATGACAGCGGCAGGTGATGCAGCTCTCGGTGGATGCTGAGCGCAGGAGGCTCGCGGGAGGGGCTGCTGAACACCTCCCCGTATTCTAACGAGCGCAAGGGGATCAGGACGAAGCTAAATCAGAATATATTTCACTTATAAAAAAACCGCAATGCCTCTTTTGCACTGGATTTGTTTCCTGACAGCATCGTTTTAGGGAAAAACATTTCGAATCGGACATTTTGTGTTCCCCGGCCGCGAGGCACAAGAGCGCGTTTAGTTCCACAGACTAAATACAAAACAGCTTTGAGAAAAGGAAAAGATTGACATAACTCAGGGTAAGACGTTTGCAGACCATCATGGCATGGCCCTGTATCTCCAGAGCCTGCTGTATGGCTCGGTTCTGGAACCAGCTGGACGAGGCCGACATTGCGGTGCCACTGGTTTTCACCAAGTTCTCAGACGTGTCCGAGATGCAGCATCTTCACCTGCAGCAGCCCGCGCCGAAGGAACCGCAGTCGCTTCCCAACGACCACGACGAGGTGACCAAAGGACCTGCAGCCCAGGAGGAGAACGTCTCAGGGTCTGTGATGCGCCAGGACTATAAACACTGGAAAGTTCGCCCGGAGCCCAGCTGCAAGCCCAAGAACGAGTACCACGGCCCCGAGGTTCCTTTTAACAACGAGACCCAGTATCAGAAGGACTTCAAAGCCTGGCCTATCCCAAAGAGGGGAGATCATCCTTGGATCCCCAAACCCTCTCCGACCATCTCAGCAGGCAGTGACCGCATCACTGACAGACCCAAACACACCTCAGAGATGACGGAGAATGGGGTGGAAAAGAGTGAGATTGCTGACAAGGTGCAAGAGAAGGAGATCCTGTCTAGTGCCAGGAAAAAGAGGCAAGCAAAGAAAGTGACCATGCTTCCTGAAACCAAAGCTGGCGTGAAGTTGGACCTGCAGAGTGTTGGGGATGCCCCCACTACAGAGGGTGAAGGGAGGGCAGCTGTGGATGCTCTCAACCAGCAGATCAAACAAGAAGTCACCTCTGGCAGCTCCTACAGGTATGAATGGCTGAATGATTATCAGTGAGTGATCGTACAGTAGTGGTTCTCAACTAGGGGTCCGGGACCCCCTCGGGGCCTCAGCAAACTTCCTAAGGGCCCTTAAGAtgactaaaattatataaaattagacaaaacaattattaaaataagctaaaacggcaaaaaaaaaaatcttattttaattcACCCTATCAATAATGTAGTTTTTATAAAGGACCTGGATTCCCACTATATTGGAAAGTTTTGAGAAAGCCtaaatttgaatgtgttttaaaagtCAAATTTGTAAATCCTGGAATGGTCATGAAACTGAATTAAATCGCAAAAAGTCATGGAAATAAGTGGTTTTGTCATTCCAGCAGATATCATTGACATCTTGTGGGACATTGAACATTGTTGTCATTGACAGAAAcgagtcaaaaaggttgagatCCGCTATTGTACAGGGATTCAGATGAATATATACTTTATACAGCATACTTGACACGACAAGAAGACACTGTTATAGATCTGAGCATCAATAGATGTGGATAGACGAGACCAAATGCCCCCACAAttaaagtaaaacacaaattGAGCAATTGTGCTAgcgaaataacaataaataatatttctaaaaaaggaaaaattatttAAGTAAGGGTTCGTTTAAGGGGTTAAGAGATATCATTAGACCGGTATAAAAACAGATGGAAAGTGTATTGTGCAGTGAAAAAAAGCAGACAATGGAGGTCAGCTGTGGGTTAAATCTTGTGTATACTGCTCTACTAACACCTACAGATGGCAGGACGTGTAGGGGGCTGGAGCAGAAGCTGTTTCTGGAAAAGGCTTTCATTTTCTTCAGGGTTAATTTTAGGGCAAAGTGAGGTCAGCGAGTGCATTGTGGGATTCTCAGTTGTAAATAATCCATTTGTTGTGAAAGTGATGCAAAATTTTCAGGTTTGTCAAATTCAGAGAGCACTCTTTTTTTTCCAGCTCTAGCGTATTGCTTTTATCTGCCTGTCTTTGTTTAAAACAGATGGAGCTGAAGTTTATAGTGCTGTGCTGTTCCTGGTCCCACTTGGTATTCAGTTGGCTTTCAGTCACTTTTTTATTGCAAACAGTGAACAATAACTGTGAAAAGAAAGAACTTTCGTCCTCTTCTCAGCACAGCTTCCTCAATCACAATTCACAAGTCCGTCATTGTCATTGTGAAGTATTTGTGTTTAACAGACAGGTGGCAATTAGTCCATTATTCGCCCACTCATTCATGTGCGCTTACAAATTACTCATGCGCAGCTGAACAAAATTGAGCTTTTTGATACTGACAATTATGATAAAGTGCCTGTGGTGTTGCACATTTGCcggttgctttggataaatgtattacatttagcCTAAATTGCATTTGAATGTTGCCTTCAGACTTgcatatatatgtgaccctggaccacaaaactgatcttaagtcactggggtatatttttagcaatagccaaaaaaacattgtatgggtcaaaattattggtttgtcttttatgccaaaaatcatttgaatattgagtaaagatcatgttcaatgaagatattttgtaaatttcctactgtaaatttaTCAAAACGTAacttttgataagtaatatgtaTTGGGaggaattaatttggacaacttcaaaggcaattttctcagtatttagatttttttgcaccctgagatttcagattttcaaatagttgtatctcggccaaatattgtccaatcataataaaccatacaccaatggaaagcttatttgttCAAATACTGTATAACTCTCAATTTCAAAAGATTTACACTTAAGAccaggtccagggtcacatattaggcTGATGTTATTTGTTGTGTGagaagttttatctcaaaatgcCTCATGGTGCATCAGGGCACATTTCATATTTCCTGTGTGGAAGTTTTTTCTTCTTGACTAGGAGGAGAATAAACAAGAGGACAAAACACAGTGTCATCAGTTCAGTTTGCATGACAGTGCATGCATTGATTGTTACAGGGCGATTTTTTTAAACGGAAAAGCTCAGAATTAGTTTGACTTATTCTCATGATTAGTTTAATGCTGATTTTTGCTTTGTTGCTGTGTCATGCTAAAAAGCAGTGACAAGGCTTAAGCTTAATTATGACAACAGCTGATAAAATTGGATATATATCTTCTTACTGTAAGAAGCCTGTAAAAAGCATTCTGTGGTGCTTTGTTTTAAGTCAGAGAAATCACAGGTGTGTCTTTACAGGATGCGGTGGAGAGGAAGTTGCTTGCTTCACTTATctgtgtctctcgctctctctccctgaAGATCAATATGCTTAGGTTTGCAGTTTATCTCAGATTTTTCTGCGCAGAATCTTGGAATAGCTCATTGATTTTTGCAGTTTAAGtgtttagcatttattttatatgtataaattattttagGTTTGTTACTTATGCATTGTCGACTTTAAAATATAACACCATACCTCTGATTCAGATTTGTTGTTTTTGCTAACTAAAACGGTTTATAATCAATTAATATTAgattaaacttaaaattaaatgagcattaaaaaaaaatgtttaagtgttttaaaatgaccaaagcAAAATATATATCAGAGGTAAATAGAAAATGGCAAAACCACATAAAATGACCTAAACTAATGAAAATTTTAATGAAAttgtcttaaaatatatttaaaaaaagctaatttaaataataatacttacagggcaggtatataatataatataatataatataatataatataatataatataatataatataatataatataatataatataatataatataatataatataatatagcaaAGCTTTTTTAGTACTAgggaaaataagaaaaatatattgtactataaaaaatacaatttatatataatattataatagaaTAAATAGCATCTTTTTTAATACTAATTTATAATagaatatattataacattttttaacacttttatgccTTTCCTTCCTTTTCTTGTATAGTGTAGTACTTGAAGGCACTGTACCAATTCAAAGACTGCAATCGATAAGTATAACAGAGGAAgcagcaaagagagagagagaaataagagagaGTTTTGCCTTACAGGGCAGTATTACAGTCTCATTGGGATTCACTTGGAGTCCAAAGTGAATGTTAGAAGGAATATGTCATGCTGGAGGTACAGCAGCAAGATGATGCCACAGGGGACAGGAAACCTATTGATCTGACAGCAAGGCTGTTACtagaataaaaatgacattaaataatCAACTAAGCAATTGCACATCTAATTATTTGCAGTGCTGGTGGATTAATA belongs to Carassius gibelio isolate Cgi1373 ecotype wild population from Czech Republic chromosome B10, carGib1.2-hapl.c, whole genome shotgun sequence and includes:
- the map6a gene encoding microtubule-associated protein 6 isoform X3; this translates as MAWPCISRACCMARFWNQLDEADIAVPLVFTKFSDVSEMQHLHLQQPAPKEPQSLPNDHDEVTKGPAAQEENVSGSVMRQDYKHWKVRPEPSCKPKNEYHGPEVPFNNETQYQKDFKAWPIPKRGDHPWIPKPSPTISAGSDRITDRPKHTSEMTENGVEKSEIADKVQEKEILSSARKKRQAKKVTMLPETKAGVKLDLQSVGDAPTTEGEGRAAVDALNQQIKQEVTSGSSYRTEYKAYTDVKPVKLIRAKSQYQPPDEKTDLETSYSATYRAYQATQQPDDNKALERRRIRTLYHEPYRESSKVEKTSLPRSKPKKSTSTTAGKPLKKSKEKQVTLVRGLKKKSAENQPESRAAQGDKEKKNLSLASDESAIIIPRVPLEENHWWNDQNHVGE
- the map6a gene encoding microtubule-associated protein 6 isoform X4 yields the protein MAWPCISRACCMARFWNQLDEADIAVPLVFTKFSDVSEMQHLHLQQPAPKEPQSLPNDHDEVTKGPAAQEENVSGSVMRQDYKHWKVRPEPSCKPKNEYHGPEVPFNNETQYQKDFKAWPIPKRGDHPWIPKPSPTISAGSDRITDRPKHTSEMTENGVEKSEIADKVQEKEILSSARKKRQAKKVTMLPETKAGVKLDLQSVGDAPTTEGEGRAAVDALNQQIKQEVTSGSSYRTEYKAYTDVKPVKLIRAKSQYQPPDEKTDLETSYSATYRAYQATQQPDDNKALERRRIRTLYHEPYRESSKVEKTSLPRSKPKKSTSTTAGKPLKKSKEKQVTLVRGLKKKSAENQPESRAAQGDKEKRLC
- the map6a gene encoding microtubule-associated protein 6 homolog isoform X1, encoding MAWPCISRACCMARFWNQLDEADIAVPLVFTKFSDVSEMQHLHLQQPAPKEPQSLPNDHDEVTKGPAAQEENVSGSVMRQDYKHWKVRPEPSCKPKNEYHGPEVPFNNETQYQKDFKAWPIPKRGDHPWIPKPSPTISAGSDRITDRPKHTSEMTENGVEKSEIADKVQEKEILSSARKKRQAKKVTMLPETKAGVKLDLQSVGDAPTTEGEGRAAVDALNQQIKQEVTSGSSYRTEYKAYTDVKPVKLIRAKSQYQPPDEKTDLETSYSATYRAYQATQQPDDNKALERRRIRTLYHEPYRESSKVEKTSLPRSKPKKSTSTTAGKPLKKSKEKQVTLVRGLKKKSAENQPESRAAQGDKEKSKEINNKLAEAKEVMLKQYHYIQLFQPIRDIGWVQTLKQHLWRCAMPEPRESESGLGRVSDYYSAGTSGREPLVERPEPRRGVVRFAPDVKY
- the map6a gene encoding microtubule-associated protein 6 isoform X2, translating into MAWPCISRACCMARFWNQLDEADIAVPLVFTKFSDVSEMQHLHLQQPAPKEPQSLPNDHDEVTKGPAAQEENVSGSVMRQDYKHWKVRPEPSCKPKNEYHGPEVPFNNETQYQKDFKAWPIPKRGDHPWIPKPSPTISAGSDRITDRPKHTSEMTENGVEKSEIADKVQEKEILSSARKKRQAKKVTMLPETKAGVKLDLQSVGDAPTTEGEGRAAVDALNQQIKQEVTSGSSYRTEYKAYTDVKPVKLIRAKSQYQPPDEKTDLETSYSATYRAYQATQQPDDNKALERRRIRTLYHEPYRESSKVEKTSLPRSKPKKSTSTTAGKPLKKSKEKQVTLVRGLKKKSAENQPESRAAQGDKEKSKEINNKLAEAKEESESGLGRVSDYYSAGTSGREPLVERPEPRRGVVRFAPDVKY